GGCCTGAGTGCCATGTTGGCGAATGAAACCAGCGCACGCGCACGGCGTGCATTGGCTCAGATGCAGCTGCGAGAAGAAGGGCCAAACGACATCCCCTGACCGAAGGAGAGAAGATCCTGCTCGGCACAGCATCGCGTAATCCAAGCGTGGTGCCGCTCCTCCAGCAACACGCTCTTTATCTCCACCGCACAGCAGAATCATGTGAGACGCCCACCCCTATGTCTCAACGCATGAATGCTGCGCACTGGAGCCTCCCTGCCCTCCTCCTCACCGCGTGCGGCAGCACCACCGTCCTCTCCACCCCAACCAGCAGTTCGACCCCAGTCGAGCACGCCCTCATGACCCCCTCGCCCACCAGCTCTTCACCCTCACCAATACCGTGCGAGCAGCCGGCGTCATCTGCCAGGGCATCGCCTCCCCACCCACTTCTCCTCTCCAGGAAGACCAGACCCTCACTGCGGCCGTTCAACACCGCGCCAATGACTTGGCCGCCACCGAAGACTTCACTCACACCTCCGCCAACGGCAAGGACTATGTCTACTGGATCAACCAGG
The Deinococcus ruber DNA segment above includes these coding regions:
- a CDS encoding CAP domain-containing protein — translated: MRQHHRPLHPNQQFDPSRARPHDPLAHQLFTLTNTVRAAGVICQGIASPPTSPLQEDQTLTAAVQHRANDLAATEDFTHTSANGKDYVYWINQVHLQAEFAYTHLGENLGMAGSVSQMIEVFKASHTGHCETQFTNTYQDITTHQWLPGLTHILQFHKRLSGTCFWPQ